Genomic window (Pirellulales bacterium):
TGGCCGTCGCTGCTGGTGAAACTGACCGTGCCGGTATACGCGGTGTCGACCGTGCCGTCGGCATTCAAGGCCGTGACCGTGAAATTGCCGGGCACCCCCGCTGTGATCGACGAGGGAAATCCGCTGACGGAGAAGCCGCTCGGCGGGGGCGTGGGCGGCGACCAGTCGGCCGCGTTCATCAGCACCGAGACGCTGCCGCTGTTGGAATCCTCCACCGCCAGATCGGGAAAGTTGTCACCGTTGAAGTTGCCCGCTACGATGGAAGCAGGGCTATTGACGGTATCGAGGGGAACAATCTGGGCCTCCGTGAAATTACCGTCGCCATTGCCCAAAAGCACATTGACAGTGCTCTTGGTGATGAACGCATAATTCTTGATGCCGTAGTAACCTGACCCGATGTATCGCGAGTAAGACGACGTCGCGGTCACCGCCAGGTCCATCTTGCCGTCTCCATTCAGGTCTCCCATGACGACGGCTCTCGGAGATTGAGCGAGAGGCAGGGGATTGACGCCGCTGTATCCGGGAGGCGTCCACGGCGGCAAGGCAATGTTGTCGGGCGGCTGAAAGCTGCCGTCGCCATTGCCCAACAGCACCGACACGCTGCCACCGTTGCCAGACAGATTGCCATAGTTATAGTTGGCGGTGACCAGGTCGAGCTTGCCGTCTCCGTTGACGTCGCCCACGGCCAGTGATTGCGGAGCGGCCCCGGTCGCAAAGTAGGTCGGCGCGGCAAGCGTGCCGTCGCTGTTGCCCTTCAACACGGCCACGTCGTTTGCACCCGGATCCACGGTGGCGACATCGAGGTTGCCGTCGCCGCTGAAATCGCCGAGCTCGACGGACTGTGCGCCGTAAAAGCCGAGCTGCGTCGTAGAACCGATTGAGAAGGTGCCATCCCCGTGACCCAACAAGACATCGACGTAGTCGTAGCCCGAACTCGTCGCCACGGTGACAACGGCATCGAGCCGGCCATCGTGGTTCATATCGCCCAGCGCGACCGAAACCGGCGATCCAACACCCGGCAACGTGATGTTGAGAGGTGCTTGGAAGGTCCCGTCGCCGTTGCCCATCAGCACGCTGACCGAGCCGGGAACCGCAGGAAAATAATGATACCCACCATCGTAACCATAACCGTCGTTGGCAGTGACGATATCGAGTTTGCCGTCACCGGTGAGGTCGCCGACGGCCACCGACGCGGTGTTGATGCCGCCGGTGTCATAGGTGTGCGCCTGCTGAAAGGTGCCATCACCATTGCCCAGCAGCACGCTGACCGAGCTATAGCCGGCGACCGCCAGGTCGCGAATTCCGTTGTTCGCGAAGTCGCCGGCCGCGACCGCGCTAAAAGGCCCTCCGGCGGGATAACCTGCGGTGGCATAATCGACCGGCGCCAGGAAGGTGAGCAAGCAGCGGTCCTCCAACGCTTCAAGCTGCAGCCGCGCCGCCGGACGTCGCCGTGGCGGCCGGCGCTTTTTCGAGCGACGCGATGCGCCCGTAGAGGTAAAATTCGCTGAGTCAATTAGCGAGCGGAACCACATGGAAGGTCTCCTGTGCAATTTTGGATTTCGGGTTTTCGATTTTGGATTTTCGATTGCGTCGACCCCATCGAGCTTGTCTCGATGGTGAAGCAGATGGCGGGCTAAACGCTGCTGCGCCCGCTTCCCTTCGACCCCATCCAGCTTGCCTGGATGGTGAAGCAGATTTTTGGCGCATAGCGGACGCGAATCTTATTTACCATCCAGGCGAGCTGGATGGGGCCTTTTTCCTGATTTCGCGAACGCATCTAGCTCACCATCTTATTCACCGATCCGCACAAGGCGGATGGGGTCTACGTCTCGCCTTCAGTTCTTTCCTTCGTCTCTGCGTCCTTCCTCCGCCTCCTCTCCGTCTCTAGACACACGCGCCAAGCACCCCGAACACGTCGTCGTCGCTCGTAGTGGCGTAGTTGCGAAAGATGACCGTCCGGTCGTCAGCCGTGGCGACACCGCCGGGCGCGACGTAGAGACCGCCTCCCACGCCTTGTCCGGCACTGCCGCCGCTGCCCGCGGCGCCGCCGATGGCCTGGTTGAAGACGATGTCGGTGGCGATCAGTTCGAGGCTTGAGGTGGCGTCGTTGTCAGCGCCGCCATCCTCGCCGCCTCGTAGGCCGCCGCTGCTTTCATCTACACCAGCCCCGCCAGTGGCCTCACTCTCGCCCGCGAGCTGATCGCTCACCCCCTCGTACAGCGACTGGATGCGGAACGCGCGAAACAGCGGCGCGTTGACCTGCAGGACGTAGGCCTTGCTGCCGTCCGGCCGCACTTCGATGGATTGGCCGATCTGGTGGGGCGCCACGCCCTGCCTCCCCGAGTCGAAGGAATAGTCCCCGTTCGAAAGCCGCTGGGCCGAGCCGAGGGCGTCCGAGTAGTTACCCATGTCGGCGTTGACCACCAGGGTCGCTGTCATGGTCCGCTGGTCGATCTTCCACACCTGGCCGCGGCTGTCCGCCGTCGGATCGCTGGCCCGGCGCGTGTCGCCGTCGTCGAAAACGATCAGCGTGTCGTCGTCGATATAGTGGGCATCGTGCTGCCCGGAGAACCACGGGTTCGGGTCAGTGGAGTTGACGGTGAAATCGCCGCCTTGACCCAGCCGCCAGATGACGTGGCCGTCCCCCTCACCGTCGCGGTAGTCGATCTTAATCACCCAATCCTGGTTTTTGATGGAGAGAGTGAGGTTTCCGTCCGCGGGCGACCAGTCGACGGAGTTCGCGTGCAGCCAATCGACCGCCGGTAGGTTGGGGACGGCGGCGTCGGGGTCGACGACGCCCGGCTTCACAGTCTCGCCCAGGACGGGCCCGCGGTTGACGTCCAGGTGGTCGAAGGAATCCCAGACCCACGCCACCTGGAAGTTTCGGTCGAGCACGATGATGTCGGCGCCGACGTAGTTGGTCGGGGTGCCGTTGATGTTGACCGTACGCTCCGTCAGACCGATCACGGCGGTCTGCCCGTTGGGCAAACGCGTGGCGTCGTGGGTGAAGCCATCGATGTTGTTGTACCCCATCGCCGTGAGCTGGGCGTTGACCGCGTCGAGGTTCGTCTCGCGCACGGGATCGCCGGCGAGGTCGATTTCGCGCAGGATGTCCTGCGAATACGGGAATGGCGCGCGGCTATCGGCGCCGGTGACCAGCACGGTACCTCCAGGCAGCAAGTCGGCGCTCATCGCGGGGATGCCTCCCTTAAAGCCCGCTTGGGAGGGATCGTAGTACCACACCACGTTGCCCGAAAGGTCGGTGACATAGGGTTGAGGCAAGCCCTGAGCGGACCTGGCGAGCTGCTGGAAGACCAGGCCTTGATCGAGGTCGCTGCCGGGGCCGGGCGGCTGCGGCACGGTGATGGAGGGCAGCTTCACAGTCGACGGGATGGCCCCCGTCGTGAAGAGCAGAGGCGAGGAGGCGGCGCCGTCACTGAAGACGTCGCGCATTTCGTAGGTGGTGTCGGGCAGCATGCCGGCCACCAGAAAATTGGTGCTTCGGCCTGGCAGGCTAGGTAGATCGTTAGTGTTCTGCCACGATGGGCTGTTGCCCGCCACGGCGAACTCCACATGGACGGTGCCGTGCGGGCCAGGGCCGGGCTGGGTAGGCGGGACGCTATACAGGGCCACGAGCGGGTTCGACGTCGGCGTGATGACCGCCTCGGCGCCGGTCACGCGCGAGTTCACGACGTCCAGGACATCGGCCGATTCCGTGCCGGTCGCACTGAATCCTTGCTTGGCGATGACCTCGATGTCGTAGCTTCCCTCCTCCATCGGGGTCCAGGTGAAGCTGTTGGAGAGACTGAAGTCGCGCACCACGTGCAAGGGACCGTGTTCGGGACCGACGCGGAATTGGTAGACTGGAGCTGCCCCGAGGTCGGCCGTTGCCGCAGTCCACGTGATGGATTCGCCGACCAACTGGGGGGACGCCCCGCTGGGCGTAAGGGAGACGCCATCGCCGCTGAGTAGACAGCGGTCTTCCAGCCGTTCAAGCTGCAATGGCATCCCGCCCGTGCGCGATCGGCGAGCGCCGCGTTTGTTCCGGCGGGAGTAAGCGCGCTTGGAGCGCGACGTCGAAGAGTCAAATCTTGAGCGGAACCACATGGAAAGTCTCCTGTGCGATGGTGGTCTGCTCTATAATGACGACGGCGACCTGAAGGGCGCGCAGACCGTGCGCCGCTTGGGTGCCGGGCCGGTGGGGAGCTTGCTTGGCCGTAAGGACCCCACCGGCCGTCTTTCAATTTTGGATTTTGGATTTGCGATTTTGGATTGTAGGGTGGGACAAGCGAGTCTTGGCTCGCGCCGGCCCACCACCT
Coding sequences:
- a CDS encoding VCBS repeat-containing protein encodes the protein MLTFLAPVDYATAGYPAGGPFSAVAAGDFANNGIRDLAVAGYSSVSVLLGNGDGTFQQAHTYDTGGINTASVAVGDLTGDGKLDIVTANDGYGYDGGYHYFPAVPGSVSVLMGNGDGTFQAPLNITLPGVGSPVSVALGDMNHDGRLDAVVTVATSSGYDYVDVLLGHGDGTFSIGSTTQLGFYGAQSVELGDFSGDGNLDVATVDPGANDVAVLKGNSDGTLAAPTYFATGAAPQSLAVGDVNGDGKLDLVTANYNYGNLSGNGGSVSVLLGNGDGSFQPPDNIALPPWTPPGYSGVNPLPLAQSPRAVVMGDLNGDGKMDLAVTATSSYSRYIGSGYYGIKNYAFITKSTVNVLLGNGDGNFTEAQIVPLDTVNSPASIVAGNFNGDNFPDLAVEDSNSGSVSVLMNAADWSPPTPPPSGFSVSGFPSSITAGVPGNFTVTALNADGTVDTAYTGTVSFTSSDGQAALPGVYQFTSGDAGVHTFSATLKTAGTQSITASYGTATGSETQISVTPAGA
- a CDS encoding aryl-sulfate sulfotransferase, with the translated sequence MWFRSRFDSSTSRSKRAYSRRNKRGARRSRTGGMPLQLERLEDRCLLSGDGVSLTPSGASPQLVGESITWTAATADLGAAPVYQFRVGPEHGPLHVVRDFSLSNSFTWTPMEEGSYDIEVIAKQGFSATGTESADVLDVVNSRVTGAEAVITPTSNPLVALYSVPPTQPGPGPHGTVHVEFAVAGNSPSWQNTNDLPSLPGRSTNFLVAGMLPDTTYEMRDVFSDGAASSPLLFTTGAIPSTVKLPSITVPQPPGPGSDLDQGLVFQQLARSAQGLPQPYVTDLSGNVVWYYDPSQAGFKGGIPAMSADLLPGGTVLVTGADSRAPFPYSQDILREIDLAGDPVRETNLDAVNAQLTAMGYNNIDGFTHDATRLPNGQTAVIGLTERTVNINGTPTNYVGADIIVLDRNFQVAWVWDSFDHLDVNRGPVLGETVKPGVVDPDAAVPNLPAVDWLHANSVDWSPADGNLTLSIKNQDWVIKIDYRDGEGDGHVIWRLGQGGDFTVNSTDPNPWFSGQHDAHYIDDDTLIVFDDGDTRRASDPTADSRGQVWKIDQRTMTATLVVNADMGNYSDALGSAQRLSNGDYSFDSGRQGVAPHQIGQSIEVRPDGSKAYVLQVNAPLFRAFRIQSLYEGVSDQLAGESEATGGAGVDESSGGLRGGEDGGADNDATSSLELIATDIVFNQAIGGAAGSGGSAGQGVGGGLYVAPGGVATADDRTVIFRNYATTSDDDVFGVLGACV